In one Haloplanus salinus genomic region, the following are encoded:
- a CDS encoding histidine kinase, protein MGTVPDSLAAFIERGEMRDLSLAVVNRTRPEPIQRLLEETVGGRTVDVSELDVPDASELDVPDASENLVVLLDGDEVVATSPLGALEEELLLVNSDLYVTGGKALGDVTLPAVIEALDEVPFRVRGYPASNSEKLPLIVISRYIEQLAWDHGSGRLRSSFQRLSRLDDERGTRDVYWTVGEADIDVHVYGVPDWVPPASFPGVVHAGYHGEFRTSWFVVFHADDADARTAALVAERVGDNEWDALWTFDDDRIESINRYIERAL, encoded by the coding sequence ATGGGGACGGTTCCGGACTCGCTAGCCGCCTTCATCGAGCGCGGGGAGATGCGGGATCTGTCGCTAGCCGTCGTCAACCGAACGCGCCCGGAGCCGATCCAGCGACTGCTGGAGGAGACGGTCGGCGGGCGAACGGTCGACGTGTCGGAACTCGACGTGCCGGACGCGTCGGAACTCGACGTGCCGGACGCGTCGGAGAACCTCGTCGTGTTGCTCGACGGCGACGAGGTGGTCGCTACCTCGCCGCTCGGAGCGCTCGAAGAGGAGCTGCTCCTCGTCAACTCCGACCTCTACGTCACGGGGGGGAAAGCCCTCGGCGACGTGACCCTGCCGGCGGTCATCGAGGCGCTCGACGAGGTGCCGTTCAGGGTCCGGGGCTATCCGGCCTCGAACTCGGAGAAACTCCCGCTCATCGTCATCTCGCGGTACATCGAACAGCTCGCCTGGGACCACGGCTCCGGGCGCTTGCGGTCGTCGTTCCAGCGGCTCTCCCGGCTCGACGACGAACGCGGCACGCGGGACGTGTATTGGACGGTCGGCGAGGCCGACATCGACGTCCACGTCTACGGCGTCCCCGACTGGGTCCCGCCAGCGTCCTTCCCGGGCGTCGTCCACGCGGGCTATCACGGCGAGTTCCGCACCTCGTGGTTCGTCGTTTTCCACGCCGACGACGCGGACGCGCGGACGGCCGCGCTCGTCGCCGAACGCGTCGGCGACAACGAGTGGGACGCGCTGTGGACGTTCGACGACGACCGGATCGAGTCGATCAACCGCTACATCGAGCGGGCGCTCTGA
- a CDS encoding cupin domain-containing protein — MTYASALDALDQLADDESGNYLEVLDEGSMRVEIGRHAAGEAAPKNPHTEDELYYVVAGSGKVRVGDDVHAVEPGDTVFVERGLEHDFFDIAEDLVTLVVFAESSNPSSYSIRE; from the coding sequence ATGACATATGCCTCGGCACTCGACGCACTCGATCAACTCGCCGACGACGAGAGCGGCAACTACCTCGAAGTGCTGGACGAGGGGTCGATGCGGGTCGAAATCGGCCGCCACGCCGCGGGCGAGGCGGCGCCCAAGAACCCCCACACCGAGGACGAACTCTACTACGTCGTCGCCGGCTCGGGCAAGGTGCGGGTGGGCGACGACGTCCACGCCGTCGAACCGGGCGATACGGTCTTCGTCGAGCGGGGACTCGAACACGACTTCTTCGACATCGCGGAGGACCTCGTCACGCTCGTGGTCTTCGCCGAGTCGTCGAACCCGAGTTCGTACTCAATACGGGAGTGA
- a CDS encoding DUF7342 family protein produces the protein MTEFDPVPESDATQRRWHEGTDTFDRVYDVLLGVTSPTAYTEVAERADCSPNAAKKHLERLAEMGIARADRESRPATYERNEGYLEWQDASRIATELSVEAIVDRVEALEQQRTEYEAQFGTEDPRTVSAFDHDDHETIHERMTAVSEWQGVIRDIRLYELARQLSQNDGHLIPA, from the coding sequence ATGACCGAGTTCGATCCGGTCCCGGAATCCGACGCGACGCAACGACGGTGGCACGAGGGAACGGATACGTTCGATCGCGTCTACGATGTCCTCCTCGGGGTGACATCGCCGACGGCGTACACGGAGGTCGCGGAGCGGGCGGACTGTTCGCCAAACGCTGCGAAAAAGCACCTCGAACGGCTGGCGGAGATGGGAATCGCCCGCGCGGACCGGGAGAGTCGCCCAGCCACCTACGAACGGAACGAGGGCTATCTCGAATGGCAGGACGCCAGCCGGATTGCGACCGAACTATCCGTCGAAGCGATCGTCGACCGCGTGGAAGCACTCGAACAGCAACGCACGGAGTACGAAGCGCAGTTCGGGACGGAGGATCCACGCACGGTTTCGGCGTTCGATCACGACGATCACGAAACGATCCACGAACGAATGACTGCAGTTAGCGAGTGGCAGGGCGTGATTCGGGATATCCGGCTGTACGAACTCGCACGCCAGCTCTCCCAGAACGATGGCCATCTGATTCCAGCCTAA
- a CDS encoding RNA-guided endonuclease InsQ/TnpB family protein has translation MYYAYKYRLNPSDAHREELDRHRDICRQLYNHTLYRLNEYQDEHGELPSMTTLRSELPDLKKWWDGLSDVYSKVLQTVVERLFDNLNSLSKLKENGYGVGQLKWKPPREFRSFTYSQSGFKLDKKGGQTVLSLSKLGDIPIRLHRPIPNDATLKQVTVKKEPTGKWFATFGVEMDREPPEPPENPEKCVGIDVGIRTYAHDTDGTAVGSLDLSDERERLEREQRTLSRKEHGSNNYKKQRRRVAECHADLRRKRRDFLHKLSNYYAREYDLVAVEDLNVKGMMESPSNSRNTASAAWRTFLSLLEYKCEREGTHFVAVNPRGTTKECASCGVSTDKPLWVREHSCPACGFEADRDANAAWNILSRGLEDVGVGYSEATSPEINDFWLANESQSDSSTPVETALPTDTDSVSAKRVVEAGSPTLNERTASTVSE, from the coding sequence ATGTACTACGCCTACAAATACCGTCTCAACCCGTCCGACGCCCACCGAGAGGAGTTGGACCGTCACCGCGATATTTGTAGGCAACTGTACAACCACACGCTCTATCGGCTCAACGAGTATCAAGACGAACACGGCGAACTGCCGTCGATGACCACGCTTCGGTCGGAACTCCCCGATCTTAAGAAATGGTGGGACGGTCTCTCGGACGTGTACTCGAAGGTTCTCCAAACCGTCGTAGAACGGCTGTTCGATAACCTCAACAGCCTCTCCAAACTCAAGGAGAACGGCTACGGCGTCGGTCAACTCAAGTGGAAACCGCCACGAGAGTTCCGCAGTTTCACGTACAGTCAGTCTGGCTTCAAGCTCGACAAGAAGGGCGGTCAGACTGTCCTATCACTCTCGAAACTCGGAGACATCCCGATTCGGCTCCACCGACCCATCCCTAACGACGCCACGCTCAAACAGGTCACGGTCAAGAAGGAACCGACGGGCAAGTGGTTCGCCACGTTCGGCGTCGAAATGGACCGGGAGCCGCCCGAGCCGCCTGAGAATCCCGAGAAATGCGTCGGTATCGACGTGGGGATTCGCACGTACGCCCACGACACCGACGGTACGGCGGTCGGGTCGCTCGACCTATCCGACGAGCGCGAACGCTTGGAGCGCGAGCAACGGACGCTCTCACGGAAGGAACACGGGTCGAACAACTACAAGAAGCAACGACGGCGCGTTGCAGAGTGTCATGCCGACCTTCGACGGAAGCGCCGTGACTTCCTCCACAAGCTCTCGAACTACTACGCTCGGGAGTACGACCTCGTGGCGGTCGAAGACCTGAACGTGAAGGGGATGATGGAATCACCGTCGAACAGCCGCAACACGGCGTCTGCCGCGTGGCGAACGTTCCTCTCGTTGCTCGAATACAAGTGCGAGCGTGAAGGAACGCACTTCGTCGCGGTCAACCCGAGAGGGACGACCAAGGAGTGCGCGTCGTGCGGCGTTTCGACCGACAAGCCGTTGTGGGTCCGTGAACACTCCTGTCCCGCCTGCGGGTTTGAGGCGGACAGGGACGCGAACGCGGCGTGGAACATTCTTTCTCGCGGTCTCGAAGACGTAGGAGTGGGATACTCCGAAGCAACGTCACCAGAAATCAACGATTTCTGGTTGGCGAACGAATCGCAGAGCGATTCGTCAACGCCTGTGGAGACTGCGCTCCCTACGGACACCGATTCGGTGTCTGCAAAGCGCGTCGTAGAAGCAGGAAGCCCTACCCTCAACGAGCGAACGGCGTCAACCGTGAGCGAGTAG
- a CDS encoding protein adenylyltransferase SelO translates to MGFSFDTTYKQLDSTLYSRVTPESIANPETLILNDGLCADLGVDTAKLDSEVLAGQDRLEEPIAQAYAGHQYGRFTVLGDGRAMILGEHVHDGTRYDVQLKGSGRTPYSGRGDGNATVSSMLREYLYSYAMRNLNIKTSRSLAVVETDDAVERRRTEPGALLVRVMNSHIRYGTFQYVASQASDELRRFTDYVIDRHYPQLNAEDRTYLEFFDAVMQSSIEMVVDWLRVGFIHGVMNTDNMSIDGETFDYGPCAFMNYYDEGTVFSSIDKHGRYAFGNQRPILRWNLERFAEALQPLCTQSPLTYDELEGKLDEFEDRFDAQYYTMMRRKLGIDSDGEKELVDEFLKWLRKSNADYTNTFLELETPGTFDDPAFATAEFERLRNELAAVGLDEGSMQEANPRYIPRNYLVEEALDEYLETGDLSKFERLLAVLENPYTSKDMGSQFQQPPPREFDAEYTTYCNT, encoded by the coding sequence ATGGGCTTTTCATTTGACACTACATACAAGCAGTTAGACTCGACTCTCTATTCGAGAGTAACCCCCGAAAGTATCGCTAATCCCGAAACGTTGATTCTTAACGACGGGCTGTGTGCTGATCTGGGAGTGGATACGGCGAAGCTCGATTCTGAAGTTCTAGCAGGCCAGGACCGCCTCGAAGAACCGATCGCCCAAGCGTATGCAGGCCACCAGTATGGACGTTTCACCGTCTTGGGCGATGGGAGAGCGATGATACTCGGCGAACACGTACACGATGGTACTAGATACGACGTTCAACTGAAAGGGTCCGGTCGAACGCCGTACTCCGGAAGGGGCGATGGCAACGCAACTGTCAGCTCGATGCTCAGAGAGTATCTGTACTCGTATGCGATGCGGAACCTAAATATCAAAACGTCGAGGAGTCTGGCAGTCGTCGAAACCGACGACGCAGTCGAACGACGACGGACGGAACCCGGAGCCCTCCTCGTCCGAGTGATGAACAGTCACATCCGATACGGGACCTTCCAGTACGTTGCAAGCCAAGCATCCGACGAACTACGACGATTCACCGACTACGTTATTGACCGACACTACCCGCAGTTAAATGCAGAGGATCGTACGTACCTAGAGTTCTTCGATGCAGTCATGCAGTCATCGATCGAGATGGTCGTCGACTGGCTACGTGTCGGATTCATCCATGGCGTCATGAATACCGATAATATGAGTATCGATGGGGAAACATTCGACTACGGACCCTGTGCTTTCATGAATTACTACGACGAGGGGACGGTCTTCAGCTCAATCGATAAGCACGGGCGATACGCATTCGGAAACCAGCGACCTATCTTGCGGTGGAATCTCGAACGATTCGCGGAGGCACTCCAACCGCTGTGTACACAGTCACCGCTCACGTATGACGAACTCGAAGGCAAACTAGACGAATTTGAGGACCGATTTGACGCGCAGTACTACACGATGATGCGGAGGAAACTGGGGATCGACTCGGATGGCGAGAAAGAACTCGTCGATGAATTCCTGAAGTGGCTTCGCAAATCGAACGCAGACTATACCAATACGTTCCTCGAATTAGAGACGCCCGGTACGTTTGATGACCCGGCGTTTGCGACTGCGGAGTTCGAGCGGCTGAGGAACGAACTGGCTGCTGTCGGCCTCGACGAGGGGTCGATGCAGGAAGCCAATCCGCGGTATATCCCCCGCAACTACCTGGTCGAAGAGGCACTGGATGAGTATCTCGAAACTGGGGATCTATCCAAATTCGAGAGGTTGTTGGCCGTGTTGGAAAACCCCTATACATCGAAGGATATGGGGTCACAGTTCCAGCAACCACCGCCACGGGAGTTCGATGCGGAGTATACAACGTACTGTAATACTTGA
- a CDS encoding cupin domain-containing protein, whose translation MSHVSTSDLVDQLERENTNYLEVLSKDALSVELAQYPNPEPKTAHKTAELYYIISGSGMVHVEDERYAVDEGDVVYVEQGAEHDFFDIEDEITALVVFASAEDSVLGHGL comes from the coding sequence ATGAGCCACGTTTCGACGAGCGACTTAGTCGACCAACTCGAACGGGAAAACACGAACTACCTGGAAGTACTGAGCAAGGACGCGCTGAGCGTCGAACTTGCACAGTACCCCAACCCCGAGCCAAAGACGGCCCACAAAACTGCCGAACTCTACTACATCATCTCCGGGTCCGGGATGGTCCACGTCGAAGATGAGCGGTATGCTGTCGACGAGGGTGACGTAGTCTACGTGGAACAGGGGGCCGAACACGACTTTTTCGACATCGAAGACGAAATCACGGCCCTCGTCGTCTTTGCGAGTGCGGAGGACTCCGTCCTCGGCCACGGGCTCTGA